CGGCGACGCTGCCGTCGCTGCTCCGCGACGCGGGCTACGACACCGCCGTGGTCGGCAAGTGGCACCTCGGGCTGGGCGATGGTCCGATCGACTGGAACGGCCGCGTCGCGCCCGGCCCGGAGGCGGTCGGCTTCGACTACCACTTCCTGGTGCCGGCCACCGGCGACCGCGTGCCGTGCGTGTACGTTGAGGAGAATCGGGTGGTGGACCTCGACCCGGCGGACCCGATCACCGTGCGGTACGGCCGGCCAGTAGGCGATGAGCCCACCGGCGTGAGCCACCCCGAGCGATTGAAGATGAAGCCCTCACACGGCCACGCCGACGCCATCGTCAATGGAATCTCGCGGATCGGTTTCATGACCGGCGGCGAGTCCGCGCGGTGGATCGACGAGGACATGGCCGACGTGCTCTCCGCCAAGGCGGTCGGTTTCATTGAGCGGCAGCGTGAGGCGCCGTTCTTCCTGTTCTTCTCCACGCACGACATCCACGTGCCCCGCGTGCCCCACTCGCGGTTCGCCGGCTCCACCGGCCGCGGCCCACGGGGCGACGCCATCGCGCAGCTCGACTGGTGCGTCGGCCAGGTCGTCGAGGCGTTGGAGCGGGCCGGCCTGGCGGACAGCACGCTGCTGATTGTTTCGTCGGACAACGGCGCCGTGCTGGACGACGGCTACGTCGACCAGGCGAACGAGCTGCTGGGCGACCACCGGCCGTCGGGCGGCCTGCGGGGCGGCAAGTACTCGAAGTTCGAGGGGGGCACGCGCGTGCCGACCGTCGTGCGGTGGCCCGGCCGCGTCCCGCCCGGCTCCGAGAGCGGGGCCCTGGTCGGGCAGGTCGACTGGGCCGCTTCGCTGGTCTCACTGGCGGGCGGAGAAGTTCCGCCGGGGGCGTTGCCGGACAGCCGCGACCAGCTGCCCGCGCTGCTCGGCGATGAAGCGGTCGGCAGGCCCCACCTGGTGGAGCAGGCAGGTGGGCTGTCGCTGCGTCAGGGCCGGTGGAAGTTCGTCCCGCCGGGCCAGTCGCGCGAGCGACTCGGCCCCTGGCGGAGCCACAAGTTCGACCCGCCCGGCGCGCTCTTCGATCTGCAAACGGACCCCGGCGAGCAGCACAACGTGGCCGCCGACCACCCCGACCGCGTCGAACAGATGCGCGCGCTCTTGAAGCGGCTGCGATCCACGCCCGACGGTGGTCGGTAGGCGGGAGTAGCGAAGCGACCGGACCGTTGCGAACCCGCGGGAGCAGTGGCCCGCGCGCTGATCGTTCCCAGCGCAGGTTGCGCGAAGGGCGGCGGTTGTTGGTTGGGTCGCGACCAATCGAGCGAGGCGCCCGCCCGATTGGTGTGGTGGTCCAGATCGCCTAGCCGTCAGGCCTTAGTACGCGGGCGTTTTTCGCTCCGGTTTCTCGCCGGAATCCTGTCGAAACCGGCCACCCAGCGCGGTCAAATAATAGAGCTCGTCAGTGTCTTTCTAGCCCTGTTGGCGGGGGGCTGGTGCTTGTTCGGGAGGGGGTCGCGGGTGCTAGTTTTGTCCCTATGGCGCGCAGCGGTGGACAAAAGTCGCCGACTTTTGTCCACCGCCGTGCGAGTTTCACCCTGCTATTGCAGAGCGGGCGTGGATTGAGGGGGGACAAAACGGGCCGACTTTAGTCCCTAAAAATCGATGTCGGACAAAGGGACAAAACTCCCAGGCACCCGCAACAAGCGCGGCTCTGGCGGCGGTTGTAACAACAGCGGCCGGTCAGCGTTTAAGAAGGACCTGCCAAGACCGCGTTGTCCCCAAGCTATGGAGTTGGCGCTACGATGAACGAAACGGATCGATCCGTCGGGGCGGCCACGGCCGCGTTCGACCGGGACCTCGCCGTGCCAGCCGGCCGCACCAAGGGTGCGACGCCGATTGGCTGCGCGGTGTGTGGAGCGGAGCACCAGATCAAACTCGCGGCCGCCGGCCCCGACGCCCCCTGCCCCGCCTGCGGCTGCCTGCTGCGGGAGGGATCGCAGCAGGCCGAGCGGCTGTGCCACCGCCTGTCCGAGGCGTTCGGCGTCGGACCGGAAGAGGTCGCGCCGGACACCCTGATCAGCGACGTGGCCGACGACTCGCTCGCCCGCGTGGAGCTGGTGATGGAGCTGGAGGACGAGCTCGAGCAGCAGGGGGCCGACACGCGGCTGTCCACCGAGGAGGTCGAGCAGATCCGCACCGTGGGTGACGCCCTGCGGCTGCTGATCGAGAAGCAGCGGCCGGCGGGGGATTGATTAGCCTGTGACGCTGGGGCGCCCTATGGTAAAGGGTGGGTGCTGCGCCCGCGGCCGCACGCCGGCCGGGGTCGCGCGCCCGTCGCAACCCTCCCCCCAGCCGCGCTGCTAGCACGCCCCCACCCATGATCCTCGAGTCCGACCCGCTGGCGCCCTACGCGATGCACCCGGAGGATTCGGCCGGACGCGTACACCCGGAGCCGCCGCACCGCTACCGCTCTCCCTACCAGCGCGACCGCGACCGGATTGTGCACAGCTCGGCGTTCCGCCGGCTGAGCCACAAGACGCAGGTGTTCACCGGCGAGATGGGCGACTACCACCGCTCGCGCCTGACGCACACGATGGAGGTGGCGTCGCTCGCGCGGACCATGGCCCGGGCGCTTCGCGTCAACGAGGACCTGGTCGAGGCGCTCGCCCTGGCGCACGACATCGGCCACCCGCCGTTCGGCCACGCCGGCGAGGACCTGCTGGACGAGCGGCTCGGCGGCGCGGAAGGCGGGCACGGCGGCTTCAACCACAACGCGCAGGCGCTGCGGCTGTTCGAGCTGCTCGAGGTGCGGTACGTGGAGTTCCCCGGGCTGAATTTGACGCTCGAGGTGCTGGAGGGCCAGCGCCGCCGCGCCGACAAGACGCCCGACGGCAGCCTGCGGAGCCCGACCATCGAGGCGCAGATTGTCGACGCCGCAGACAGCATCGCCTACGACGCGCACGACGCCGACGACGCGCTGGAGCTCGGCCTGCTGGAGCTGGGCGAGCTGCGCGAGCTGGCGCTGTGGGACGAGGCGGCCCGGCGGGTGGAGGACCGGTACGCCAGCCTCACGCCGCTGGAGCTGCGCCGCGCGACCATCCACGAGCTGCTGGACTGGCAGGTGAGCGACCTGCTGGGCGTCGCGCAGCAGCGCCTGGAGGAGCTCGACCTGCCGAGCGCCGACGCGGCCCGGTCGGCGCCCATCGTGGCGACCGTGTCGCGCGGGGTGGCCGGCAAGAAGCGGGAGCTGGAACGGTTCCTGTTCGACCGCGTGTACCGGCACCCGCTGGTGCTCTCGCACCGCATGGAGGCGACCGCGGCGCTCGGCGAGCTGTTCGACCGCTGCGTGGCCGACCCGGGGCGGATCCCGGAGCACTACCGCCAGTCGAACCCGGGCGACGAGCCCCGCGCGGCGGCTGACTATCTTTCCGGCATTACCGATCGTTACGCTTTAGAGGCGTTCCGGTCGCTGTAGCGGCGGCCGCCGGAGCGGCATTTAAGGTAGGCGTCCCGGACCGCGGCGGGGTACAATTGAGCGTCTAGAGGTCCTCCGTTGAGCGGCCCGCGCGGCCGCCTTACCCATTTCGCTGTCCCCGGAACACCGCATGGCCCTGCTGATACTCCGCCTGGTGTTCCTGATGGTGGCCGCGGGTCTGGGCGCTCAGCTCGTGCGGTCGGGCACGCTGCCGGGGGAGGACGAGGGCTGGCCGACCACGCTGCCGGCGCTGGCGTTCGCCGGGATCATGCTGCTGGCGGTCGCGACCATCGCGATCGACGTCGTGTCCCGCCGCAAGCGGCTGGACGTGATCACGTCGGTCTACTTCGGGTTGATCATCGGGCTGTTCCTGACGTACGTCTCGAAGCTGGCGATCAGCCCGGTGCTGCCGTCGGGCGCGTCGGAGGCTTCGACCTGGATCTCGCTGATCCTCGGCATGGTGCTCTGCTACGCGTGCACCAGCGTGCTGATGCAGACCCGCAACGACTTCCGCTTCATCATCCCCTACGTCGAGTTCGCCAAGCAGCTCAAGGGGGTCAAGCCGCTGGTGCTGGACACCAGCGTGGTGATCGACGGCCGCATCGCCGACCTGGTCGAGACCCGCGTCATCGACAACCAGCTGGTGATGCCGCAGTTCGTCATCGCCGAGCTGCAGGCGATCGCCGACTCGAGCGACAAGC
This genomic interval from Posidoniimonas corsicana contains the following:
- a CDS encoding acyl carrier protein, which produces MNETDRSVGAATAAFDRDLAVPAGRTKGATPIGCAVCGAEHQIKLAAAGPDAPCPACGCLLREGSQQAERLCHRLSEAFGVGPEEVAPDTLISDVADDSLARVELVMELEDELEQQGADTRLSTEEVEQIRTVGDALRLLIEKQRPAGD
- a CDS encoding PIN/TRAM domain-containing protein, giving the protein MALLILRLVFLMVAAGLGAQLVRSGTLPGEDEGWPTTLPALAFAGIMLLAVATIAIDVVSRRKRLDVITSVYFGLIIGLFLTYVSKLAISPVLPSGASEASTWISLILGMVLCYACTSVLMQTRNDFRFIIPYVEFAKQLKGVKPLVLDTSVVIDGRIADLVETRVIDNQLVMPQFVIAELQAIADSSDKLRRSKGRRGLDILNRLRSDQHVELVIFDRELPEFGDQPVDQKLVILAKHLEGKVVTNDYNLNKVAKLQNVGVVNLNDVANALKPVFLPGEKVDVRIIKPGEESSQGVGYLDDGTMVVIDGGRDHINEQVSSVVTSVLQTSAGRMVFAKFERVSGAA
- a CDS encoding sulfatase-like hydrolase/transferase, giving the protein MTRRFSFALLLLACPAMVLAADDPPPNIVLIYADDLGYGDVSCYGGRVATPNIDRLATQGLRHLDAHCSAATCTPSRYTLLTGSYAFRQKGTGIQPGDANLIIRPGSATLPSLLRDAGYDTAVVGKWHLGLGDGPIDWNGRVAPGPEAVGFDYHFLVPATGDRVPCVYVEENRVVDLDPADPITVRYGRPVGDEPTGVSHPERLKMKPSHGHADAIVNGISRIGFMTGGESARWIDEDMADVLSAKAVGFIERQREAPFFLFFSTHDIHVPRVPHSRFAGSTGRGPRGDAIAQLDWCVGQVVEALERAGLADSTLLIVSSDNGAVLDDGYVDQANELLGDHRPSGGLRGGKYSKFEGGTRVPTVVRWPGRVPPGSESGALVGQVDWAASLVSLAGGEVPPGALPDSRDQLPALLGDEAVGRPHLVEQAGGLSLRQGRWKFVPPGQSRERLGPWRSHKFDPPGALFDLQTDPGEQHNVAADHPDRVEQMRALLKRLRSTPDGGR
- the dgt gene encoding dGTP triphosphohydrolase, with product MILESDPLAPYAMHPEDSAGRVHPEPPHRYRSPYQRDRDRIVHSSAFRRLSHKTQVFTGEMGDYHRSRLTHTMEVASLARTMARALRVNEDLVEALALAHDIGHPPFGHAGEDLLDERLGGAEGGHGGFNHNAQALRLFELLEVRYVEFPGLNLTLEVLEGQRRRADKTPDGSLRSPTIEAQIVDAADSIAYDAHDADDALELGLLELGELRELALWDEAARRVEDRYASLTPLELRRATIHELLDWQVSDLLGVAQQRLEELDLPSADAARSAPIVATVSRGVAGKKRELERFLFDRVYRHPLVLSHRMEATAALGELFDRCVADPGRIPEHYRQSNPGDEPRAAADYLSGITDRYALEAFRSL